A region of Nocardioides alkalitolerans DNA encodes the following proteins:
- a CDS encoding NADH-quinone oxidoreductase subunit G, whose product MTTTPERTPRTPETAGAVDLVTVTIDGVNVAVPKGTLVIRAAEQVGIAIPRFCDHPLLEPVGACRQCLVDVPDAGNGRGLPKPQASCTLEVADGMVVNTQATSGVADKAQQGVMELLLINHPLDCPVCDKGGECPLQNQAMSNGRGDSRFEGVKRTFPKPIHLSPQVLLDRERCIVCQRCTRFAEQIPGDPFIALVERGAQQQIGIAEDAPFLSYFAGNTIQICPVGALTSEAYRFRSRPFDLVSVPSVAEHDACGSAIRVDHRRGKVMRRLAGDDPEVNEEWITDKDRFAFTYATAPDRLTYPQVRDTDGSLRPASWPEALAVAARGLAAARDRAEGPGVGVLPGGRVTAEDAYSYATFARVALDTNDVDFRARPLSAEETDFLGSHVVLTGPGGGGVTQADLEAARTVVLAGLEPEDEAGAIFLRLRKAVRSARSRTTVLTLAPYLSRGSAKLHARLVPTAPGDEAAALDGLADRAEELVGAALGPADVLLVGERLATSPGALSAAARLAEATGARLAWVPRRAGDRGALETGCLPTLLPGGRPVADAAARVDAAAAWGVTTLPERPGRDAEQIVAAVAAGELAGLVVGGVDPADLPDPAAFRAALERAEFVVSLELRATEVTAHADVVLPVAAVAEKAGMFVTWEGRPRPFPTVLAGTTRLPDSRVLAGIAEELGRPLGFRTVAEVREQMEALGAWDGERSAARPVPARPVPATASDAAGGGSADGHRLATWKQLLDLGSLQDGDPALRASMRPAVVRVGSATYEALGRPAQVRVTGSRGAVELPCVHEPTLVDGTVWVPTRSAGRGVLADLAAPGERVQVEVAP is encoded by the coding sequence GTGACCACCACCCCGGAGCGGACCCCCCGGACCCCCGAGACGGCCGGTGCCGTCGACCTCGTCACCGTCACCATCGACGGCGTGAACGTGGCGGTGCCGAAGGGCACCCTCGTGATCCGTGCCGCCGAGCAGGTCGGCATCGCGATCCCGCGGTTCTGCGACCACCCGCTGCTGGAGCCCGTCGGGGCCTGCCGCCAGTGCCTCGTCGACGTCCCCGACGCCGGCAACGGGCGCGGGCTGCCGAAGCCCCAGGCCTCCTGCACCCTCGAGGTCGCCGACGGCATGGTGGTCAACACCCAGGCCACCAGCGGCGTCGCCGACAAGGCGCAGCAGGGGGTCATGGAGCTGCTGCTCATCAACCACCCGCTCGACTGCCCGGTCTGCGACAAGGGCGGCGAGTGCCCCCTGCAGAACCAGGCGATGAGCAACGGCCGCGGCGACTCCCGCTTCGAGGGCGTGAAGCGCACCTTCCCGAAGCCGATCCACCTCTCGCCGCAGGTGCTGCTCGACCGCGAGCGGTGCATCGTGTGCCAGCGCTGCACGCGGTTCGCCGAGCAGATCCCGGGCGACCCGTTCATCGCCCTCGTCGAGCGGGGCGCGCAGCAGCAGATCGGCATCGCCGAGGACGCGCCGTTCCTGTCCTACTTCGCGGGCAACACCATCCAGATCTGCCCGGTCGGCGCGCTCACCAGCGAGGCCTACCGCTTCCGCTCGCGGCCCTTCGACCTCGTCTCGGTGCCGAGCGTCGCCGAGCACGACGCCTGCGGCTCCGCGATCCGGGTCGACCACCGCCGCGGGAAGGTCATGCGCCGCCTCGCGGGCGACGACCCCGAGGTCAACGAGGAGTGGATCACCGACAAGGACCGCTTCGCGTTCACCTACGCCACGGCGCCCGACCGGCTGACCTACCCGCAGGTGCGCGACACCGACGGGTCGCTGCGGCCCGCCTCGTGGCCCGAGGCCCTCGCGGTCGCGGCCCGGGGGCTCGCCGCGGCGCGCGACCGCGCCGAAGGTCCCGGCGTCGGCGTGCTCCCCGGCGGGCGCGTGACCGCGGAGGACGCCTACTCCTACGCCACCTTCGCCCGCGTCGCCCTCGACACGAACGACGTCGACTTCCGCGCCCGTCCCCTGAGCGCGGAGGAGACCGACTTCCTCGGCTCCCACGTGGTGCTCACCGGCCCCGGCGGGGGCGGCGTCACGCAGGCCGACCTGGAGGCGGCCCGCACCGTGGTGCTCGCGGGCCTCGAGCCCGAGGACGAGGCCGGCGCGATCTTCCTGCGGCTCCGCAAGGCGGTCCGCTCGGCGCGGAGCCGTACGACGGTGCTCACCCTCGCGCCGTACCTCAGCCGCGGCTCCGCGAAGCTCCACGCCCGGCTCGTGCCCACCGCCCCCGGCGACGAGGCCGCGGCGCTCGACGGCCTCGCGGACCGGGCCGAGGAGCTCGTCGGCGCGGCCCTGGGGCCGGCCGACGTGCTGCTCGTGGGCGAGCGGCTGGCGACCTCGCCCGGCGCGCTCTCCGCCGCCGCCCGGCTCGCGGAGGCGACCGGCGCCAGGCTCGCCTGGGTGCCGCGTCGCGCCGGCGACCGGGGTGCTCTGGAGACCGGGTGCCTGCCCACCCTGCTGCCCGGTGGGCGTCCGGTCGCCGACGCGGCCGCACGGGTCGACGCGGCCGCGGCCTGGGGCGTGACGACCCTGCCGGAGCGGCCCGGCCGCGACGCCGAGCAGATCGTGGCGGCCGTGGCCGCGGGCGAGCTCGCCGGCCTCGTCGTCGGCGGCGTCGACCCGGCCGACCTGCCCGACCCCGCCGCGTTCCGCGCGGCGCTGGAGCGGGCGGAGTTCGTCGTCAGCCTCGAGCTGCGGGCCACCGAGGTGACTGCCCACGCCGACGTCGTGCTGCCGGTCGCGGCGGTCGCGGAGAAGGCGGGCATGTTCGTGACGTGGGAGGGCCGTCCCCGGCCGTTCCCCACGGTGCTCGCCGGCACCACCCGTCTGCCCGACTCGCGCGTGCTCGCCGGGATCGCCGAGGAGCTCGGCCGCCCGCTGGGGTTCCGCACCGTGGCGGAGGTGCGGGAGCAGATGGAGGCCCTCGGCGCGTGGGACGGCGAGCGCTCCGCGGCGCGTCCCGTCCCCGCGCGTCCGGTCCCGGCGACCGCGAGCGACGCGGCCGGCGGCGGATCCGCCGACGGCCACCGCCTCGCCACCTGGAAGCAGCTGCTCGACCTGGGGTCGCTGCAGGACGGCGACCCCGCGCTCCGCGCCTCGATGCGCCCGGCGGTCGTGCGGGTCGGCTCCGCGACGTACGAGGCCCTCGGCCGTCCCGCGCAGGTGCGGGTCACGGGGAGCCGGGGCGCGGTGGAGCTGCCCTGCGTGCACGAGCCGACGCTGGTCGACGGCACGGTCTGGGTGCCGACCCGCTCCGCGGGGCGAGGGGTGCTCGCGGACCTCGCGGCGCCGGGTGAGCGCGTGCAGGTGGAGGTGGCCCCGTGA
- the nuoH gene encoding NADH-quinone oxidoreductase subunit NuoH, translating into MNGLDAFGGDTIWVVLLKAVLIFVVLVLLTLFNIWFERRVVARMQHRIGPNKNGPFGLLQSLADGVKLALKEDIVPKAADKVVFVIAPVVCVVPAFVTFAVIPFGPEVTIPFTDTVTPLQLTDMPVAVLFVMAIASIGIYGIVLGGWSSGSTYSLLGGLRSSAQMISYEVAMGLALVSVFLYAGSASTSEIVEAQADGWWYAFTMAPAFVVYVIAMVGETNRAPFDLPEAEGELVGGFHTEYSSLKFALFFLAEYINMVTVSALATTLFLGGWLAPFGLGHVWEGANEGYWPALWFFGKVFLFMFMFVWLRGTLPRMRYDQFMDFGWKRLIPVALGWVVLAAIVRLAINDRVVDQGPLQIGAVALAVGIIAYVVVVVVSTEPTEPDPDVPAPHAGTGAYPVPPMPAGGAVRGAAAPLTFTSAPGPVQAGVVEEEAR; encoded by the coding sequence GTGAACGGTCTGGACGCCTTCGGCGGCGACACGATCTGGGTGGTGCTGCTCAAGGCGGTGCTGATCTTCGTCGTGCTCGTGCTGCTGACGCTCTTCAACATCTGGTTCGAGCGGCGCGTGGTGGCCCGGATGCAGCACCGCATCGGGCCCAACAAGAACGGCCCGTTCGGTCTCCTGCAGAGCCTCGCCGACGGCGTGAAGCTGGCGCTCAAGGAGGACATCGTCCCGAAGGCCGCCGACAAGGTGGTCTTCGTGATCGCGCCGGTCGTCTGCGTGGTGCCGGCCTTCGTGACGTTCGCGGTCATCCCGTTCGGCCCCGAGGTGACCATCCCGTTCACCGACACGGTGACGCCGCTGCAGCTCACCGACATGCCGGTGGCCGTGCTGTTCGTGATGGCGATCGCCTCGATCGGCATCTACGGCATCGTGCTCGGCGGCTGGTCGAGCGGCTCGACGTACTCGCTCCTCGGCGGTCTCCGCTCGAGCGCGCAGATGATCTCCTACGAGGTCGCGATGGGCCTGGCGCTGGTCAGCGTCTTCCTCTACGCGGGGTCCGCGTCCACGTCGGAGATCGTCGAGGCGCAGGCCGACGGCTGGTGGTACGCGTTCACGATGGCGCCGGCGTTCGTCGTCTACGTCATCGCGATGGTCGGCGAGACGAACCGCGCGCCCTTCGACCTCCCCGAGGCGGAGGGCGAGCTGGTGGGCGGCTTCCACACCGAGTACAGCTCGCTGAAGTTCGCGCTGTTCTTCCTCGCCGAGTACATCAACATGGTCACCGTCTCCGCCCTCGCGACGACGCTGTTCCTCGGCGGCTGGCTGGCCCCCTTCGGCCTCGGCCACGTCTGGGAGGGCGCGAACGAGGGCTACTGGCCGGCGCTGTGGTTCTTCGGCAAGGTCTTCCTCTTCATGTTCATGTTCGTCTGGCTGCGCGGCACGCTGCCGCGGATGCGCTACGACCAGTTCATGGACTTCGGCTGGAAGCGCCTCATCCCGGTGGCGCTCGGCTGGGTCGTGCTCGCCGCGATCGTGCGGCTCGCGATCAACGACCGGGTGGTCGACCAGGGCCCGCTGCAGATCGGTGCGGTCGCGCTGGCGGTCGGGATCATCGCCTACGTCGTGGTGGTCGTCGTCTCCACCGAGCCGACCGAACCCGATCCCGACGTGCCCGCCCCGCACGCCGGCACGGGCGCCTACCCGGTGCCCCCGATGCCCGCGGGCGGAGCCGTGCGCGGCGCGGCCGCCCCGCTGACGTTCACCTCCGCGCCCGGTCCCGTGCAGGCCGGCGTGGTCGAGGAGGAGGCACGATGA
- the nuoI gene encoding NADH-quinone oxidoreductase subunit NuoI produces the protein MTLKEQLWDPVAGFGVTFRTMFRKVVTEDYPKEKKPTAPRFHGRHQLNRWPDGLEKCVGCELCAWACPADAIYVEGASNTDEERYSPGERYGRVYQINYLRCILCGLCIEACPTRALTMTNEYELADSSREALIYEKSDLLAPLLPGMEQPPHPMRLGDDEGDYYRGSFTERYAAPEPGAAR, from the coding sequence ATGACGCTCAAGGAGCAGCTCTGGGACCCGGTCGCCGGGTTCGGGGTCACCTTCCGCACGATGTTCCGGAAGGTGGTGACCGAGGACTACCCGAAGGAGAAGAAGCCGACCGCACCCCGCTTCCACGGCCGCCACCAGCTCAACCGGTGGCCCGACGGGCTGGAGAAGTGCGTGGGCTGCGAGCTCTGCGCGTGGGCGTGCCCCGCCGACGCGATCTACGTCGAGGGCGCGTCCAACACCGACGAGGAGCGCTACTCGCCGGGGGAGCGCTACGGCCGCGTCTACCAGATCAACTACCTGCGCTGCATCCTCTGCGGCCTGTGCATCGAGGCCTGCCCGACGCGCGCGCTCACGATGACGAACGAGTACGAGCTCGCCGACTCCTCCCGCGAGGCACTGATCTACGAGAAGTCGGACCTGCTGGCGCCGCTCCTGCCCGGCATGGAGCAGCCGCCGCACCCGATGCGGCTCGGCGACGACGAGGGCGACTACTACCGCGGCTCGTTCACCGAGCGGTACGCCGCGCCCGAGCCCGGGGCGGCCCGATGA
- a CDS encoding NADH-quinone oxidoreductase subunit J produces MIAFWVLAPIMVAAALGVLFVRKAVHAALLLAVVMISLAVLYAVLEAPFLFAVQIIVYTGAIMMLFLFVLMLVGVDASDSVVETIRGQRLLAVVVGGTFALLLGLLLGQASLGVASGLGEANAGGNIEGLAQVLFSRYVLAFEATAALLITAALGAMVLAHRERLTPRESQADRARARVRAYGAEGAHLGPEPAPGVYARHNAVDTPALLPDGTPAASSVPGTIVARGTGRRAPAYRDVEDVVGTLEGPRADSVEETDAEDTPPADGRGA; encoded by the coding sequence ATGATCGCGTTCTGGGTGCTCGCCCCGATCATGGTCGCGGCGGCCCTCGGGGTGCTCTTCGTGCGCAAGGCGGTGCACGCGGCCCTGCTCCTCGCGGTCGTCATGATCAGCCTCGCCGTGCTCTACGCCGTGCTCGAGGCCCCGTTCCTCTTCGCCGTGCAGATCATCGTCTACACGGGCGCGATCATGATGCTGTTCCTCTTCGTGCTCATGCTGGTCGGCGTCGACGCGTCCGACTCGGTCGTGGAGACCATCCGCGGCCAGCGTCTCCTGGCCGTCGTGGTCGGCGGCACCTTCGCGCTCCTGCTCGGCCTGCTGCTGGGCCAGGCGAGCCTCGGGGTCGCCTCCGGGCTCGGCGAGGCCAACGCGGGCGGCAACATCGAGGGCCTCGCCCAGGTGCTGTTCTCCCGCTACGTGCTGGCGTTCGAGGCCACCGCCGCACTGCTCATCACGGCCGCCCTCGGCGCGATGGTGCTCGCCCACCGCGAGCGCCTCACCCCGCGGGAGAGCCAGGCCGACCGGGCCCGCGCCCGCGTGCGGGCGTACGGCGCGGAGGGCGCCCACCTCGGGCCCGAGCCCGCCCCGGGCGTCTACGCCCGGCACAACGCGGTCGACACCCCGGCCCTGCTGCCCGACGGCACGCCGGCCGCGAGCTCGGTGCCCGGCACCATCGTGGCGCGGGGCACCGGGCGCCGCGCCCCGGCGTACCGGGACGTCGAGGACGTCGTCGGCACGCTCGAGGGACCCCGGGCGGACTCCGTCGAGGAGACCGACGCCGAGGACACGCCGCCGGCCGACGGGCGGGGGGCGTGA
- the nuoK gene encoding NADH-quinone oxidoreductase subunit NuoK, whose product MDDLTPFLVLSAILFSIGCVGVLVRRNAIVVFMCVELMLNASNLAFVVFAKQHGNLEGQVAAFFVMVVAAAEVVVGLAIIMTIFRSRRSASVDDASLLKL is encoded by the coding sequence ATGGACGACCTGACCCCGTTCCTCGTCCTCTCGGCGATCCTCTTCAGCATCGGCTGCGTCGGCGTGCTCGTGCGGCGCAACGCGATCGTCGTGTTCATGTGCGTCGAGCTCATGCTCAACGCCTCCAACCTGGCCTTCGTCGTGTTCGCGAAGCAGCACGGCAACCTCGAGGGCCAGGTCGCCGCCTTCTTCGTGATGGTGGTCGCCGCCGCGGAGGTCGTCGTCGGGCTCGCGATCATCATGACCATCTTCCGCTCGCGCCGGTCGGCCTCGGTCGACGACGCCAGCCTGCTGAAGCTCTAG
- the nuoL gene encoding NADH-quinone oxidoreductase subunit L, which translates to MVDPSAAEGVFTLLGLVIGLPLLGALVLLVGGRRTDRWGHLLGTATVAGSFVVAVLLFVALLGREEGERQLTQHLWTWVDVGSYQVGMDLLYDPLSALFLLLITGVSTLIHVYSIGYMAHDERRRRFFGYLNLFVAAMLMLVLAADYLGVFLGWEGVGLASYLLIGFWQHKPSAAAAAKKAFVINRVGDIGMSLAIMLMFVTFGTTAFVGVSAAAGEAGEQTMTWIGLLLLLGACGKSAQVPLQAWLLDAMEGPTPVSALIHAATMVTAGVYLVTRSSFVFENAPVAQTAVVVVACVTLLWGAVIGCAKDDIKKVLAGSTMSQIGYMMLAAGLGPAGYAFAIFHLLTHGFFKATMFLGAGSVMHGTNDDVDMRHYGALRKAMPVTFVTFAMGYLAIIGFPGFSGFWSKDKIVEAAIGENYVVGAAALVGAGVTAFYMTRLMLMTFFGEKRWEPDVHPHESPKVMTVPLVVLAALSVLGGVLLVGDWITDWLAPVVGPVEHHELPVPVIVITLLVTAVVAVGVAVAVLLVGRREVPREAPSDVSFVTRAARADLYGDAINHGLVVAPGAALVRGLVVVDDRAVDGAVEGGSGGIAGLASVLRRAQNGYVRTYALSVLLGAVIVVLAMVAVTW; encoded by the coding sequence GTGGTCGACCCGTCGGCCGCCGAGGGTGTCTTCACGCTGCTCGGCCTGGTCATCGGCCTGCCCCTGCTGGGTGCCCTGGTGCTCCTCGTCGGCGGTCGGCGCACCGACCGCTGGGGCCACCTGCTCGGCACCGCCACCGTGGCCGGCTCCTTCGTCGTGGCGGTGCTGCTCTTCGTGGCCCTGCTCGGTCGCGAGGAGGGCGAGCGCCAGCTCACGCAGCACCTGTGGACGTGGGTCGACGTCGGGTCCTACCAGGTGGGGATGGACCTCCTCTACGACCCGCTCTCCGCGCTGTTCCTGCTCCTGATCACCGGCGTGAGCACGCTCATCCACGTCTACTCCATCGGCTACATGGCCCACGACGAGCGTCGGCGCCGGTTCTTCGGCTACCTCAACCTCTTCGTCGCGGCGATGCTCATGCTGGTGCTCGCGGCCGACTACCTGGGCGTCTTCCTCGGCTGGGAGGGCGTCGGGCTCGCGTCGTACCTGCTCATCGGGTTCTGGCAGCACAAGCCGTCGGCGGCGGCCGCCGCCAAGAAGGCCTTCGTCATCAACCGCGTGGGCGACATCGGCATGAGCCTCGCGATCATGCTGATGTTCGTCACCTTCGGCACGACGGCGTTCGTCGGCGTGAGCGCGGCCGCGGGCGAGGCCGGCGAGCAGACGATGACGTGGATCGGCCTGCTGCTCCTGCTGGGCGCCTGCGGCAAGTCGGCCCAGGTGCCGCTGCAGGCCTGGCTGCTCGACGCGATGGAGGGCCCGACGCCCGTGTCGGCGCTCATCCACGCCGCGACGATGGTGACGGCGGGTGTCTACCTGGTGACGCGGTCGAGCTTCGTCTTCGAGAACGCCCCGGTCGCGCAGACCGCGGTCGTCGTCGTCGCCTGCGTGACGCTGCTCTGGGGTGCGGTGATCGGCTGCGCGAAGGACGACATCAAGAAGGTGCTGGCCGGCTCCACGATGAGCCAGATCGGCTACATGATGCTGGCGGCGGGTCTCGGCCCGGCGGGCTACGCCTTCGCGATCTTCCACCTCCTCACCCACGGCTTCTTCAAGGCCACCATGTTCCTGGGCGCCGGCTCGGTGATGCACGGGACGAACGACGACGTCGACATGCGGCACTACGGCGCGCTGCGGAAGGCCATGCCGGTCACGTTCGTGACGTTCGCGATGGGCTACCTCGCGATCATCGGCTTCCCCGGGTTCTCCGGCTTCTGGAGCAAGGACAAGATCGTCGAGGCGGCGATCGGTGAGAACTACGTCGTGGGTGCCGCCGCCCTGGTCGGTGCCGGCGTGACGGCGTTCTACATGACGCGCCTGATGCTGATGACGTTCTTCGGCGAGAAGCGGTGGGAGCCGGACGTGCACCCGCACGAGTCGCCGAAGGTGATGACGGTGCCGCTCGTCGTGCTGGCCGCGCTGAGCGTGCTCGGTGGCGTGCTCCTGGTCGGCGACTGGATCACCGACTGGCTCGCCCCGGTCGTCGGCCCGGTGGAGCACCACGAGCTGCCGGTCCCGGTCATCGTCATCACGCTGCTCGTGACCGCCGTGGTCGCCGTCGGCGTGGCCGTCGCCGTGCTGCTGGTCGGGCGTCGGGAGGTGCCGCGCGAGGCGCCGAGCGACGTCTCGTTCGTGACCCGCGCCGCGCGGGCGGACCTCTACGGCGACGCCATCAACCACGGGCTGGTGGTCGCGCCCGGCGCGGCGCTGGTGCGGGGCCTGGTCGTCGTCGACGACCGCGCCGTCGACGGGGCCGTCGAGGGCGGCTCGGGCGGGATCGCGGGCCTCGCCTCGGTCCTGCGCCGGGCCCAGAACGGATACGTCCGCACGTACGCGCTCTCGGTGCTCCTCGGCGCCGTGATCGTCGTCCTGGCCATGGTGGCGGTGACCTGGTGA
- a CDS encoding NADH-quinone oxidoreductase subunit M, whose amino-acid sequence MLTALVVVPFVGALLVIAAGRLAPSSGGGAGSTARWVALGGSLVTLAVALGVLASYDLDGSGMQLTESYAWIEPLGVHWALGVDGLALVLVLLTAVLVPIVLVAEWRTGEPGDGIHAPGDPRGADHRDRRATFGAWVLLLEAAALAVFLATDVFLFYVVFEATLIPAYFLIGGFGGAERGRAATKFLVYQLAGGLVMLMSVVGLYVVATEQGPASYLVSDLAALDLGVVEGRWLFLGFFVAFAVKAPLFPVHTWLADTTQTATTGTSVLLVCVLDKIGTYAMIRFCLGLFPEASTWATPVVVTLALISIVYGALIAIGQDDLLRLVGLTSLSHFGFIVLGIFVLTDQGHTGAILYMVNHGLATAALFLVAGFAVRRAGTASISAMGGMEKAAPVLAGLFLLAGMATLGLPGLAPFVSEFLVTLAAFDYAWYVGAIAVTGIVWAAIYVLWAYQRSMTGPPRPVPGAEGETLDHAGAGGDPRVIGDLTTREVGVLVPLVVALVGFGFFPTLLTDVIEPTTTQVLEQVASALPAAEGGN is encoded by the coding sequence ATGCTGACCGCGCTCGTCGTCGTCCCCTTCGTGGGGGCGCTCCTCGTGATCGCCGCCGGGCGGCTCGCCCCGTCGTCCGGGGGAGGTGCGGGGAGCACCGCCCGCTGGGTGGCCCTCGGCGGCTCCCTCGTGACCCTCGCCGTCGCGCTGGGCGTGCTCGCGTCGTACGACCTCGACGGGTCGGGGATGCAGCTCACCGAGTCCTACGCGTGGATCGAGCCGCTGGGCGTGCACTGGGCGCTCGGCGTCGACGGGCTCGCGCTCGTCTTGGTGCTGCTCACCGCGGTGCTCGTGCCGATCGTGCTCGTCGCCGAGTGGCGCACGGGGGAGCCGGGCGACGGCATCCACGCGCCCGGGGACCCCCGCGGCGCCGACCACCGCGACCGGCGCGCCACCTTCGGCGCCTGGGTGCTGCTGCTCGAGGCGGCGGCGCTCGCGGTCTTCCTCGCGACCGACGTCTTCCTCTTCTACGTGGTGTTCGAGGCGACGCTGATCCCCGCCTACTTCCTCATCGGTGGCTTCGGCGGGGCCGAGCGGGGCCGGGCGGCGACGAAGTTCCTCGTCTACCAGCTGGCCGGCGGCCTCGTCATGCTGATGAGCGTCGTGGGGCTCTACGTGGTCGCCACCGAGCAGGGCCCGGCGTCCTACCTCGTCTCCGACCTCGCCGCCCTCGACCTCGGCGTGGTGGAGGGGCGCTGGCTGTTCCTCGGCTTCTTCGTCGCCTTCGCGGTGAAGGCGCCGCTGTTCCCGGTGCACACCTGGCTGGCCGACACGACGCAGACGGCGACGACGGGCACGAGCGTGCTGCTCGTCTGCGTGCTCGACAAGATCGGCACCTACGCGATGATCCGCTTCTGCCTGGGGCTCTTCCCCGAGGCGTCGACGTGGGCCACCCCGGTCGTCGTGACGCTGGCGCTGATCTCGATCGTGTACGGCGCGCTCATCGCCATCGGCCAGGACGACCTGCTCCGGCTGGTCGGTCTCACGTCCCTGTCCCACTTCGGGTTCATCGTGCTCGGCATCTTCGTGCTCACCGACCAGGGCCACACGGGCGCGATCCTCTACATGGTCAACCACGGCTTGGCGACGGCCGCACTGTTCCTCGTCGCCGGCTTCGCTGTGCGGCGCGCGGGCACGGCGTCGATCAGCGCCATGGGCGGCATGGAGAAGGCGGCGCCGGTGCTCGCCGGGCTGTTCCTGCTGGCCGGCATGGCGACCCTCGGCCTGCCGGGCCTCGCGCCGTTCGTCTCCGAGTTCCTCGTGACGCTCGCGGCCTTCGACTACGCCTGGTACGTCGGCGCGATCGCCGTCACCGGCATCGTGTGGGCGGCGATCTACGTGCTGTGGGCCTACCAGCGCTCGATGACGGGACCGCCGCGGCCGGTGCCGGGAGCCGAGGGCGAGACCCTCGACCACGCGGGCGCCGGGGGCGATCCGCGCGTCATCGGCGACCTCACGACCCGTGAGGTCGGGGTGCTGGTGCCGCTCGTCGTGGCGCTCGTCGGGTTCGGCTTCTTCCCGACCCTGCTCACCGACGTCATCGAGCCGACGACCACGCAGGTGCTGGAGCAGGTCGCCAGCGCCCTGCCCGCTGCCGAGGGAGGCAACTGA
- the nuoN gene encoding NADH-quinone oxidoreductase subunit NuoN: MEFTAPAIDWLLVSPLLAVFAAALVGIAVEAFTPRSLRRPVQAGIAAIGLLAALVLSVVVALELPSQGGGAAHGDVTLAGAVVVDGPAVFLWGLLAVVAVGGLALFTERRVDAGLPVFAGQASVPPGADLGGGPGIGTGGAGEATGDGGAPASYDRWEHTEVYPLLTFAVAGMMLFAAAGDLLTMFVALEILSLPLYLLCGLGRRRRLLSQEAAMKYFLLGAFSSGFFVYGAALLYGYSGTLSLAAIAAAVGAGGGPTVLLLAGVALVMVALLFKVGAVPFHAWTPDVYQGAPTPVTAFMAAATKIAAFGAVLRFLYVAVGDARWDWAPLVWVVAILTMLGGVVLAVGQSDIKRLLAYSSIAHTGFLLTGVLGLQGRGELGVDQVTSLQAVLFYLATYGVATVGIFAVTTLVRDAGGEASGVDRWSGLGRTSPLVAGAFAVFLLSLAGIPLTSGFVAKWSVFASAAGAGAWPVVAVAITSSIVAVYFYVRHIVTMFFADPPADPPAVVVPSPATSVTIGIALLATVALGVVPGPLLELAGDAGSFLR, translated from the coding sequence ATGGAGTTCACCGCCCCCGCGATCGACTGGCTGCTCGTCTCGCCCCTGCTGGCGGTCTTCGCCGCCGCGCTCGTCGGCATCGCCGTCGAGGCCTTCACCCCGCGGTCGCTCCGGCGGCCCGTGCAGGCGGGCATCGCCGCGATCGGCCTGCTGGCCGCCCTCGTGCTCAGCGTGGTCGTGGCGCTCGAGCTGCCGTCGCAGGGGGGCGGCGCGGCGCACGGCGACGTGACGCTCGCCGGTGCGGTGGTCGTCGACGGTCCGGCGGTGTTCCTGTGGGGCCTGCTCGCGGTCGTCGCCGTCGGCGGGCTCGCGCTGTTCACCGAGCGCCGCGTCGACGCGGGGCTGCCGGTCTTCGCGGGCCAGGCCTCCGTGCCGCCGGGCGCCGACCTCGGCGGCGGGCCCGGGATCGGCACCGGGGGAGCGGGCGAGGCGACGGGCGACGGGGGCGCACCCGCGTCGTACGACCGCTGGGAGCACACCGAGGTCTACCCCCTGCTGACGTTCGCCGTCGCCGGGATGATGCTCTTCGCCGCGGCGGGGGACCTGCTCACCATGTTCGTGGCGCTGGAGATCCTGTCGCTGCCGCTCTACCTGCTGTGCGGCCTCGGCCGCCGTCGCCGCCTGCTGAGCCAGGAGGCGGCGATGAAGTACTTCCTCCTCGGCGCCTTCTCCTCCGGCTTCTTCGTCTACGGCGCGGCGCTGCTCTACGGCTACTCCGGGACGCTGAGCCTCGCGGCCATCGCCGCCGCGGTGGGTGCGGGCGGCGGCCCGACGGTGCTGCTGCTGGCGGGCGTGGCCCTGGTGATGGTGGCGCTCCTCTTCAAGGTCGGGGCGGTGCCCTTCCACGCGTGGACCCCCGACGTCTACCAGGGCGCCCCGACCCCGGTCACCGCGTTCATGGCGGCGGCGACCAAGATCGCGGCCTTCGGCGCGGTGCTGCGGTTCCTGTACGTCGCGGTCGGCGACGCCCGCTGGGACTGGGCGCCCCTCGTGTGGGTCGTCGCGATCCTCACCATGCTCGGCGGCGTCGTGCTGGCCGTCGGCCAGAGCGACATCAAGCGCCTCCTGGCCTACTCGTCCATCGCCCACACCGGCTTCCTGCTCACCGGCGTGCTCGGCCTCCAGGGCAGGGGCGAGCTGGGCGTCGACCAGGTGACCTCGCTGCAGGCGGTGCTGTTCTACCTGGCGACGTACGGCGTGGCGACGGTCGGCATCTTCGCGGTGACGACCCTCGTGCGGGACGCGGGCGGGGAGGCGAGCGGCGTGGACCGCTGGTCGGGCCTGGGGCGCACGTCCCCGCTGGTCGCGGGCGCGTTCGCCGTGTTCCTCCTCAGCCTGGCCGGGATCCCGCTCACCTCGGGGTTCGTCGCGAAGTGGTCGGTCTTCGCCTCGGCGGCCGGCGCGGGCGCGTGGCCGGTGGTCGCGGTGGCGATCACCTCGAGCATCGTGGCGGTCTACTTCTACGTGCGGCACATCGTGACGATGTTCTTCGCCGACCCGCCCGCCGACCCGCCGGCGGTCGTCGTCCCGTCGCCCGCGACGAGCGTCACGATCGGCATCGCGCTGCTCGCGACGGTGGCGCTCGGCGTGGTGCCGGGCCCGTTGCTCGAGCTGGCGGGGGATGCGGGATCATTCCTCAGGTGA